In Nostoc sp. CENA543, a single genomic region encodes these proteins:
- a CDS encoding thiamine phosphate synthase: MKEAGYYDESITNGVVVMVTAQGQQTHIQQVVYRILDANLDRAREGLRIIEEWCRFGLNNTSMTEECKHLRQEVASWHTAELRTARDTAGDIGTELSHPQEEQRSGIKSLLQANFCRVQEALRVVEEYGKLYHPSMGKAFKQMRYQVYTLETNLMGYERHQLLWRSRLYLVTSPSDNLLETVEAALKGGLTLVQYRDKEADDTVRLEQAIKLRELCHSYGALFMMNDRVDLALAVDADGVHLGQQDMSIAIARQLLGPQRLIGRSTTNPQEMQKAIAEGADYIGVGPVYETPTKQGKPAAGLEYVRYAAQNSTIPWFAIGGIDPNNINDVIDSGAERVAVVRSLMQAEQPTLVTQYLLSQLNRVKAR, from the coding sequence ATGAAAGAGGCTGGCTATTACGATGAAAGCATTACTAATGGGGTTGTTGTAATGGTCACAGCCCAAGGTCAACAAACGCATATACAGCAGGTTGTCTACCGCATTTTAGATGCTAATTTAGATCGTGCGCGTGAAGGTTTGCGAATTATTGAAGAGTGGTGTCGGTTTGGTTTGAATAATACCTCTATGACAGAGGAGTGTAAGCACCTACGCCAAGAGGTCGCTAGTTGGCACACGGCGGAGTTAAGGACGGCGCGAGACACAGCAGGGGATATCGGTACAGAATTAAGTCACCCCCAAGAAGAACAACGTTCGGGGATCAAGTCTTTGTTACAGGCGAATTTTTGCCGAGTCCAAGAAGCTTTGCGGGTAGTGGAAGAATACGGTAAGCTTTATCACCCCAGTATGGGTAAAGCTTTTAAGCAAATGCGTTATCAGGTTTACACCCTAGAAACTAATTTGATGGGTTACGAACGTCATCAATTATTGTGGCGATCGCGTTTATATCTAGTAACATCTCCTTCTGATAATTTACTGGAAACTGTAGAGGCTGCCCTTAAAGGGGGATTGACTTTAGTACAGTATCGTGACAAAGAAGCCGATGATACTGTGCGTTTAGAACAGGCCATCAAGCTACGGGAACTGTGTCATAGCTACGGCGCGCTATTTATGATGAATGACAGAGTAGATTTAGCTTTAGCTGTTGATGCAGATGGCGTACATTTGGGACAACAGGATATGTCCATTGCCATTGCCCGCCAATTACTAGGCCCACAACGCTTAATTGGTCGTTCTACCACCAATCCCCAAGAAATGCAAAAAGCCATTGCAGAAGGAGCAGACTATATAGGAGTCGGGCCAGTTTATGAAACTCCTACCAAACAGGGTAAACCTGCGGCTGGGTTAGAATACGTCCGTTACGCTGCACAAAACAGCACTATTCCTTGGTTTGCTATTGGTGGGATAGATCCCAATAATATTAATGATGTAATTGATAGTGGTGCAGAAAGGGTAGCAGTAGTGCGATCGCTCATGCAAGCTGAACAACCTACTTTAGTAACTCAATATTTACTCTCTCAACTCAATCGAGTGAAAGCGAGATAG
- a CDS encoding DUF1565 domain-containing protein, translated as MGITLLSSSFCRVVAQVPPVSNQMPLGERTISQVNILFVNPSVGDDKTGNGSENAPWRTITQALQVATANTVIKLAPGTYTEATGEVFPLMLKAGVTIQGDPTNQGQGIIIQGGGQFLSRSFGGQNVAIVGANQAELTGVTVTNTNPRGYGLWIESSNPVITANTFTGSTQDGVAVAGKGTPTITKNYFDRNGANGITISGTSQAQIRENIFVQTGFGINVTQNAAPILIGNRLQDNRAGIIVQGKARPILRQNVITNSKEDGLVAIAQALPDLGNATEAGQNEFRNNQRYDINASAAKQLVVAVGNTINTQRVAGQVTFNSPSVTQTNNQQLTTNNEIVFTAPGVTDEPTAPNPSQSQLSPLTPANTPLTLPKYNQLPASVPQRTPTSNSRRKTPVASKKTTSLPPVPTQAAQAQLNYVRIDHNTIEFAAPQTETPSWPANLSPSQPTANTPAPTVTTVRNNQPLLVPNGDIPLGNTQNMQKISAPQIYTTSFASNSPSTPAGVRYRVVVETSSETEQELVKTLAPGAFPTIWQSRRVMQVGVFSDRNNADEMQKVLSSNGLRTIVEPLN; from the coding sequence GTGGGCATAACGTTACTTAGCAGCAGCTTTTGTCGCGTTGTTGCTCAAGTACCACCTGTATCAAATCAAATGCCCCTGGGTGAAAGAACAATCTCTCAGGTTAATATCCTCTTTGTCAACCCCAGTGTCGGAGATGACAAAACAGGCAATGGCAGTGAAAACGCTCCCTGGCGAACAATTACCCAAGCTTTGCAAGTTGCCACGGCTAATACAGTGATTAAATTAGCTCCTGGGACTTACACTGAGGCAACAGGAGAAGTGTTTCCTTTAATGCTCAAGGCTGGTGTCACTATTCAAGGAGATCCCACCAACCAGGGACAGGGAATCATTATTCAAGGCGGAGGACAATTTCTCAGTCGTAGTTTTGGCGGACAGAACGTTGCTATCGTGGGTGCTAACCAAGCCGAGTTAACGGGGGTGACTGTCACTAACACTAATCCTCGTGGTTACGGTTTATGGATTGAATCTAGTAATCCGGTAATTACAGCCAATACATTTACAGGTAGCACCCAAGATGGTGTAGCTGTGGCTGGTAAAGGTACGCCGACAATTACTAAGAATTACTTTGACCGTAATGGAGCTAATGGAATCACAATTAGTGGTACTTCCCAAGCCCAAATTCGGGAAAATATCTTTGTGCAGACTGGTTTCGGGATCAATGTGACGCAAAATGCTGCACCGATATTAATAGGTAATCGACTGCAAGATAATCGAGCCGGGATTATTGTCCAAGGTAAGGCTCGTCCAATTTTACGCCAGAATGTAATTACAAATAGTAAAGAAGATGGTTTAGTAGCGATCGCCCAAGCCCTACCCGATTTAGGTAACGCTACAGAAGCAGGCCAAAATGAATTCCGTAATAACCAACGCTATGACATTAACGCCAGTGCTGCTAAACAGCTGGTTGTTGCAGTCGGTAACACCATCAATACTCAACGCGTCGCCGGTCAAGTAACTTTTAATTCCCCATCTGTTACCCAAACTAATAACCAACAACTAACTACTAATAATGAAATCGTCTTTACGGCTCCTGGTGTGACTGACGAACCAACAGCACCAAATCCCAGTCAAAGTCAGTTATCCCCCTTAACACCAGCAAATACACCCCTGACTTTACCTAAATACAATCAACTCCCTGCATCAGTTCCCCAGCGCACACCCACCAGCAACAGCAGACGGAAAACCCCAGTAGCCAGCAAAAAAACTACTTCTTTACCTCCCGTACCAACCCAAGCTGCACAGGCACAATTGAATTATGTGCGGATTGATCACAATACCATTGAATTTGCTGCGCCTCAAACAGAAACACCATCATGGCCAGCAAACCTCTCACCATCCCAACCAACAGCAAATACACCAGCCCCTACAGTGACTACTGTGAGAAATAATCAGCCGTTACTCGTTCCTAATGGTGATATTCCCCTGGGTAATACCCAGAATATGCAAAAAATCTCCGCACCACAGATTTATACAACCAGTTTTGCTAGTAATTCTCCATCTACACCCGCAGGTGTGCGTTACCGTGTGGTAGTAGAGACATCCAGCGAAACCGAGCAAGAATTAGTAAAAACCCTTGCTCCTGGTGCTTTTCCCACCATTTGGCAAAGTCGTAGAGTCATGCAAGTAGGTGTGTTTAGCGATCGCAATAACGCCGATGAAATGCAAAAAGTCCTCAGTAGTAATGGCTTACGCACCATAGTCGAGCCACTGAATTAA
- the hflX gene encoding GTPase HflX, translating into METIFGNLQGLKSSQLKQLQRLYHQRIPGDRITTPEFSQRLAAISTEINLPVCAYVNRRGQVIRVGVGTPRQTQIPPMELPRYGAERLSGIRCIATHLKPEPPNEAALTAMAMQRLDALAVINITGTGFTRRGGGATGYVKEAYLAHLVPQDARVLTPSIAFLGSSNGKSANWSISPPLNLEELAQQDFLDLVEGLEAEFSREFVAQEVDADHDRVLIVGVMTDEMSLQQFHDTVAELARLVDTAGGDVLQTVQQKRSRIHPQTVIGEGKVQEVALTAQTLGCTLVVFDRDLSPAQVRNLEAQIGIRVVDRTEVILDIFAQRAQSRAGKLQVELAQLEYMLPRLTGRGQAMSRLGGGIGTRGPGETKLETERRAIQRRISRLQQEVNQLQAHRSRLRQRRQHQEVPSVALVGYTNAGKSTLLNALTNAEVYTADQLFATLDPTTRRLAIPGAENGETQEILITDTVGFIHELPASLMDAFRATLEEVTEADALLHLVDLSHPAWLSHIRAVREILAQMPVTPGPALVAFNKIDQVDSTTLALAQEEFPLAVFISASQRLGLETLRHRLSQLIQYAVDSR; encoded by the coding sequence ATAGAAACTATTTTCGGAAATCTTCAGGGTTTAAAATCCAGTCAGCTGAAACAACTACAGCGACTGTACCACCAACGCATCCCAGGCGATCGCATCACTACGCCTGAGTTTTCCCAGCGTTTGGCGGCTATCAGCACGGAAATTAACCTACCCGTATGTGCCTACGTCAACCGTCGCGGACAAGTGATTCGTGTTGGCGTAGGCACTCCGCGTCAAACCCAAATTCCCCCTATGGAATTACCCCGTTATGGTGCGGAGCGTCTCAGTGGTATCCGTTGCATCGCGACTCATCTCAAGCCAGAACCGCCTAACGAAGCGGCACTGACTGCAATGGCTATGCAACGTCTAGATGCGTTGGCGGTAATTAATATTACTGGGACAGGGTTTACACGGCGTGGTGGTGGGGCTACAGGCTACGTTAAAGAAGCTTATTTAGCGCACTTAGTCCCGCAAGATGCCCGTGTGTTAACTCCTAGTATCGCCTTTTTGGGGTCGAGCAATGGTAAATCTGCTAATTGGAGTATTTCCCCACCTCTGAATTTAGAGGAACTCGCACAGCAAGATTTCCTCGATTTGGTGGAAGGGCTAGAAGCAGAATTCAGCCGGGAATTTGTCGCCCAGGAAGTTGATGCTGACCACGACCGCGTGTTAATTGTGGGTGTGATGACTGATGAAATGTCACTCCAACAATTTCACGACACCGTGGCGGAATTAGCGCGCCTAGTAGATACGGCTGGTGGTGATGTATTACAGACAGTACAACAAAAGCGATCGCGCATTCATCCCCAAACCGTCATCGGTGAAGGTAAAGTCCAAGAAGTCGCCCTCACAGCCCAAACCTTGGGATGTACTCTTGTCGTCTTTGACCGCGACCTCTCACCCGCCCAAGTCCGCAACCTAGAAGCGCAAATTGGGATTAGAGTCGTTGACCGCACTGAAGTTATCTTAGATATCTTTGCTCAACGCGCTCAATCCCGCGCCGGTAAATTACAAGTGGAACTGGCACAGTTAGAATATATGCTGCCTAGACTCACTGGTAGAGGACAGGCAATGTCTCGACTAGGGGGTGGTATTGGGACTCGCGGCCCTGGTGAAACTAAATTAGAAACCGAACGCCGCGCCATTCAAAGACGCATTTCCCGACTACAACAAGAAGTCAACCAATTACAAGCACATCGTTCCCGCTTACGCCAACGCCGCCAACATCAAGAAGTTCCCTCGGTGGCGTTAGTTGGTTATACCAACGCAGGCAAATCAACCTTATTAAATGCTCTCACCAACGCCGAAGTATACACCGCCGACCAGTTATTTGCGACTCTCGACCCCACAACACGCCGTTTAGCGATTCCTGGGGCTGAAAATGGTGAAACCCAAGAAATTCTGATTACAGATACAGTAGGGTTTATCCACGAGTTACCCGCATCCCTCATGGATGCCTTCCGCGCCACCTTAGAGGAAGTCACAGAAGCTGATGCTTTACTACACTTAGTAGACTTATCCCATCCAGCCTGGTTAAGTCACATCCGCGCAGTGCGGGAAATTCTCGCCCAAATGCCAGTCACGCCCGGCCCTGCATTGGTGGCTTTTAACAAAATTGATCAAGTAGACAGCACAACTCTAGCTTTAGCCCAAGAAGAGTTTCCTTTAGCTGTGTTTATTTCTGCTAGTCAGCGTTTAGGACTAGAAACCTTACGTCATCGCCTCAGCCAGTTAATTCAATACGCTGTGGATTCCCGATAG
- a CDS encoding aldose epimerase encodes MFSIATQQQQYKTYILADETAGAYLEVVPERGGIITRWQVKGEEILYLDTERFANPELSVRGGNPILFPICGNLPDNTYTLNGQQYTLKQHGFARDLPWVVTEQATKDNAALTIVLNSNAQTKAVYPFDFQLVFTYVVQGNTLEIQQQYHNLSSTDLPFSAGFHPYFLTGDKNQLEFAIPSQEYQDQKSKEVHPFDGNFDFNRDEIDFAFKQISSQSASVTDHSRKLKLSIDYDDIFSMLVFWTIKGKEFYCLEPWSAPRNALNTGEKLTLLAPGASHTASIKLTANFF; translated from the coding sequence GTGTTTAGTATTGCCACTCAACAACAACAGTACAAAACCTATATCTTGGCTGATGAAACCGCAGGTGCTTATTTGGAAGTCGTACCAGAACGGGGCGGTATTATTACCCGTTGGCAAGTTAAGGGTGAAGAAATTCTTTATTTGGACACTGAACGCTTTGCCAATCCTGAGTTAAGCGTCAGGGGCGGAAATCCGATTTTATTTCCCATCTGTGGTAACTTACCCGATAACACCTACACCCTCAACGGTCAGCAGTACACCCTTAAACAACATGGCTTTGCTCGTGATTTACCTTGGGTAGTAACTGAACAAGCTACTAAAGACAACGCTGCACTTACTATTGTTCTGAACAGTAACGCACAAACCAAAGCGGTTTATCCTTTTGATTTCCAACTAGTGTTCACTTATGTTGTCCAAGGGAACACCCTAGAAATTCAACAGCAATATCACAATCTCTCCTCTACAGACCTACCCTTTTCTGCTGGATTTCATCCTTACTTCCTGACGGGGGATAAAAATCAACTAGAATTTGCTATTCCCTCCCAAGAATATCAAGACCAGAAAAGCAAAGAAGTTCATCCCTTTGATGGCAATTTTGACTTTAACCGTGATGAAATCGATTTTGCTTTTAAACAGATTAGCTCTCAGTCTGCGAGTGTGACAGACCATAGCCGCAAGCTGAAACTGTCCATAGATTACGACGATATCTTTTCTATGCTGGTATTCTGGACAATCAAGGGCAAAGAGTTCTATTGTCTGGAGCCTTGGAGCGCGCCCCGTAACGCTCTCAATACAGGTGAAAAGCTGACTCTGCTGGCTCCTGGAGCTAGTCACACAGCCTCGATCAAATTAACGGCAAATTTTTTCTAG
- the pdhA gene encoding pyruvate dehydrogenase (acetyl-transferring) E1 component subunit alpha — protein MIQERALPKFDTASVQISKETGLLLYEDMVLGRFFEDKCAEMYYRGKMFGFVHLYNGQEAVSSGVIKAMRPGEDFVSSTYRDHVHALSAGVPAKEVMAELFGKATGCSKGRGGSMHMFSAEHRLLGGYAFVAEGIPVAAGAAFQSKYRREVLGDPNADQVTACFFGDGAANNGQFFETLNMAALWKLPIIFVVENNKWAIGMAHDRATSDPEIYKKASVFNMVGVEVDGMDVLAVHSVAQEAVARARAGEGPTLIEALTYRFRGHSLADPDELRSKAEKDFWFSRDPIKKLAAYLIEQNLADEAELKAIDNKIQALIDDAVKFAESSPEPDPSELYRFIFAEDE, from the coding sequence ATGATTCAAGAACGCGCGTTACCTAAATTTGATACCGCCTCAGTCCAGATCAGCAAAGAGACTGGCTTACTTTTATATGAAGACATGGTTTTAGGGCGTTTCTTTGAAGACAAGTGCGCCGAAATGTACTATAGAGGCAAAATGTTTGGTTTTGTCCATTTATATAACGGACAAGAAGCCGTTTCCTCTGGTGTAATTAAAGCCATGCGTCCAGGGGAAGATTTTGTTTCCAGTACCTACCGCGACCACGTCCACGCTTTAAGCGCGGGAGTACCAGCAAAAGAAGTCATGGCAGAACTATTCGGTAAAGCTACAGGTTGTAGTAAAGGCCGTGGTGGCTCGATGCACATGTTTTCTGCTGAACACCGTCTGTTAGGTGGTTACGCTTTCGTAGCTGAAGGTATTCCTGTCGCTGCTGGTGCCGCCTTCCAAAGTAAATATCGCCGTGAAGTCTTGGGTGATCCCAATGCTGACCAAGTAACCGCTTGTTTCTTTGGAGATGGTGCTGCTAACAACGGCCAGTTTTTTGAAACCCTCAACATGGCAGCCCTATGGAAATTGCCAATTATTTTCGTGGTAGAAAATAATAAATGGGCAATTGGCATGGCACACGATCGCGCCACCTCCGATCCTGAAATCTACAAAAAAGCCAGCGTCTTCAACATGGTGGGCGTAGAAGTTGATGGTATGGATGTATTAGCAGTACATTCCGTAGCCCAAGAAGCCGTAGCCCGCGCCCGTGCAGGAGAAGGCCCCACCCTCATCGAAGCCCTCACCTACCGCTTCCGTGGTCACTCCCTAGCAGATCCAGACGAACTGCGGAGTAAAGCCGAAAAAGACTTTTGGTTCTCCCGTGATCCCATCAAAAAGCTAGCAGCTTACTTGATTGAGCAGAACTTAGCAGACGAAGCAGAATTAAAAGCGATCGACAACAAAATTCAGGCACTCATCGACGATGCCGTAAAATTCGCCGAAAGCAGCCCTGAACCAGACCCCAGCGAGTTGTACCGCTTTATTTTTGCCGAAGACGAATAG
- a CDS encoding IMS domain-containing protein, giving the protein MRIPLDYYRILGLPLAASEEQLRQAYSDRIVQLPRREYSQAAIASRKQLIEEAYVVLSDPKERSSYDQLYLAHAYDPDSPGTTKVALENRPHDHQGRLDAHNLSIEVASEELVGALLILQELGEYELVLKLGRTYLGNQNGAGSKKGVHLAAEDFLQTAERPDIILTVALACLELGREQWQQGHYENAALSLETGQEMLAREGLFTNVQGEIQADLYKLRPYRILELLALPLEQTIERHQGLDLLQGILDDRGGIDGNGNDESGLSIDDFLRFIQQLRHYLTVAEQHKLFEAESKRPSAVATYLAVYASIARGFTNRQPALIRHAKQMLMRLAKRQDVHLEQSLCALLLGQTEEATRVLELSQEYESLAFIREKSQDSPDLLPGLCLYAEQWLHNEVFPHFRDLAKQPASLKDYFANPQVQAYLEALPTDAEVTNEWKVINRPQNRNSHPGNTRTESNNHRTPDPELPTTQNYRVPEPVNSQRVREQTPPIPPYTGTPNSQTPTSMSGVERTARANHHPSTQPRPTTQRRRRKPTAPKNTEHHRPHTQRNLISKLDGRTRLVWTVFLSMAGILVFWLLVSTVFGALRNVFSPTPAVVAEPFLTQINEPVVTTLESNGAFQQDGAITEAIAEGVIKTWLSTKAAALGPNHEIDGLADILTGSALSQWRFTAQQVRATGNYRLYSHSVTVSEVNSSEQDPNRAIVRANVKEMTQFYRNGQQVNSEDDNLRVRYELVRQEGTWRIQSMSAVVN; this is encoded by the coding sequence GTGCGAATTCCGCTTGATTACTACCGAATTTTAGGACTGCCTTTGGCCGCAAGCGAGGAACAGTTGCGACAAGCTTATAGCGATCGCATTGTCCAATTGCCCCGAAGGGAGTATTCTCAAGCAGCCATTGCTTCCCGTAAACAACTTATAGAAGAAGCTTACGTGGTTTTATCTGATCCCAAGGAACGCAGTAGTTACGACCAGCTATATCTTGCTCATGCCTATGACCCAGATAGCCCTGGTACTACCAAAGTAGCCCTAGAAAATCGTCCTCACGATCATCAGGGTAGACTCGATGCTCACAATCTCAGTATCGAGGTAGCCTCTGAGGAGCTAGTTGGTGCTTTGTTAATTTTGCAAGAGTTAGGAGAATACGAACTAGTGCTGAAACTAGGTCGTACCTATCTGGGTAATCAAAACGGTGCAGGGTCGAAAAAGGGTGTGCATTTGGCAGCAGAAGATTTTCTGCAAACTGCCGAACGTCCAGATATTATCTTGACGGTGGCTTTGGCTTGTTTAGAATTGGGTCGTGAGCAATGGCAGCAAGGTCACTATGAAAACGCCGCCCTTTCTTTGGAAACTGGGCAAGAAATGCTGGCGCGTGAAGGTTTGTTTACCAATGTCCAAGGGGAAATTCAAGCTGACTTATACAAGTTACGCCCATACCGGATTTTGGAACTACTGGCCTTACCTTTGGAACAGACAATAGAACGCCATCAAGGTCTGGATTTACTGCAAGGTATTTTAGACGATCGCGGTGGTATTGATGGCAATGGCAATGATGAATCAGGCCTGAGCATAGACGACTTTCTCCGCTTTATCCAGCAACTACGACACTACTTAACAGTTGCTGAACAACACAAACTTTTTGAAGCAGAAAGCAAACGTCCTTCGGCGGTAGCCACCTATTTAGCGGTTTACGCCTCAATTGCACGGGGATTTACCAACCGTCAACCCGCTTTAATTCGTCATGCCAAGCAAATGCTGATGCGGTTGGCGAAACGGCAAGATGTGCATTTAGAACAGTCCTTGTGTGCGCTACTGCTAGGACAAACGGAAGAAGCTACCCGCGTCTTAGAATTGAGTCAGGAATATGAGTCTTTAGCTTTTATTCGGGAAAAATCGCAGGATTCACCTGATTTACTGCCTGGTTTGTGTCTTTACGCCGAACAATGGCTACACAATGAAGTATTTCCCCATTTTCGGGACTTAGCCAAACAACCAGCATCATTGAAAGATTATTTTGCTAACCCGCAAGTACAAGCTTATCTAGAAGCTTTACCTACGGATGCAGAAGTCACCAACGAATGGAAAGTAATTAATCGTCCCCAAAATCGTAACTCTCATCCAGGTAATACTCGCACCGAGTCTAATAACCACCGCACACCAGATCCAGAGTTACCCACAACCCAAAATTACAGAGTTCCAGAACCAGTAAATTCTCAGAGAGTCCGAGAACAAACCCCGCCCATACCACCATACACTGGCACACCAAATTCCCAGACACCAACATCAATGTCAGGCGTAGAGCGTACCGCGAGGGCTAATCATCATCCCAGTACCCAACCACGCCCCACCACCCAACGCAGGCGACGCAAACCGACTGCACCCAAAAACACAGAACATCATCGTCCCCACACTCAACGTAACTTGATCAGCAAGTTAGACGGTAGAACACGCTTAGTGTGGACTGTGTTTTTGTCTATGGCGGGTATTTTGGTGTTTTGGTTATTAGTTTCGACTGTTTTTGGTGCTTTGAGAAATGTATTCTCGCCAACACCGGCGGTAGTCGCAGAACCATTTCTGACTCAGATTAATGAACCGGTAGTAACGACGCTGGAGAGCAACGGCGCGTTTCAACAGGATGGAGCCATAACAGAAGCGATCGCCGAAGGAGTGATTAAAACTTGGTTATCTACTAAAGCTGCGGCTCTTGGCCCTAACCACGAAATTGACGGTTTAGCAGATATTTTAACTGGTTCTGCTTTGTCACAGTGGCGATTTACTGCCCAACAAGTGAGAGCGACAGGTAACTATCGCCTTTATAGTCACAGCGTCACCGTCAGCGAAGTCAACTCATCAGAGCAAGACCCCAATCGGGCGATCGTCAGAGCTAACGTCAAGGAAATGACCCAATTTTATAGGAATGGTCAACAAGTAAACTCTGAGGACGACAATCTGCGCGTGCGTTATGAATTAGTTCGGCAAGAAGGGACTTGGCGGATTCAAAGTATGTCGGCTGTGGTGAATTAA
- a CDS encoding DUF4912 domain-containing protein: MAKERPPLEEMTLRQLRKVASEFNISRYSRMRKSQLLASIQEVQRQKATLNPSRSLEAQETVEAAKFELGQEDRTGGSLADVDEELVDLPGGYGDSRIVLLPRDPQWAYAYWDVPNEHKEDLRRQGGQQLALRIYDVTDIDLEYQSPHSIQEYPADELAREWYIPIPVSDRDYVIDIGYRAFDGRWLVLARSARVHIPPVYPSDWIEDVFITVNFEEDLRGKTLYELVPPAKKVAAVGANGNPIYDQIFGLAESAEAQRVAGSLFGSMQHVPGSVRPEQAISSYIFPSGVGMWAVPTASGINMSGVGMSGVGFSASAVPVRPRKFWLIADAELIVYGATEPDATVTIGGRPIKLNPDGTFRFQMSFQDGLIDYPILAVAADGEQTRSIHMKFERETPSRNTNTKDEAVLEWLS, translated from the coding sequence ATGGCAAAAGAACGCCCACCGCTAGAAGAGATGACACTGCGGCAATTACGTAAAGTTGCCAGCGAATTCAACATCTCTCGTTATAGCCGGATGAGGAAATCTCAGTTACTAGCATCAATTCAAGAAGTTCAACGTCAAAAAGCGACGCTTAACCCATCTCGTTCACTGGAGGCACAAGAAACCGTGGAAGCTGCAAAATTTGAACTAGGTCAAGAAGACCGTACCGGTGGTTCTCTAGCTGATGTTGACGAAGAATTAGTGGATTTACCTGGTGGTTACGGTGACAGCCGGATTGTACTCTTACCCCGTGATCCGCAATGGGCTTATGCTTACTGGGATGTTCCCAACGAGCATAAAGAAGATTTGCGTCGGCAAGGGGGACAACAACTGGCACTACGGATTTATGATGTCACCGACATCGATCTTGAATATCAAAGCCCCCACAGTATTCAAGAGTATCCTGCCGATGAACTAGCAAGAGAATGGTATATTCCCATTCCTGTGAGCGATCGCGATTATGTCATCGATATCGGTTATCGTGCTTTTGATGGACGTTGGTTGGTGCTAGCTCGTTCAGCTCGCGTTCACATTCCCCCCGTATATCCCTCTGACTGGATTGAAGATGTCTTCATCACCGTCAACTTTGAGGAAGATTTACGCGGTAAAACCCTTTACGAACTCGTACCCCCCGCCAAGAAAGTTGCCGCAGTCGGTGCAAATGGCAACCCCATCTACGACCAAATCTTTGGCTTGGCAGAATCCGCCGAAGCGCAACGGGTGGCTGGTTCTCTGTTCGGTTCTATGCAACACGTTCCTGGTTCTGTGCGTCCCGAACAAGCCATCAGTTCTTACATCTTCCCCTCTGGTGTAGGTATGTGGGCAGTTCCCACCGCTTCCGGTATCAATATGTCCGGCGTGGGAATGTCTGGTGTAGGCTTCTCTGCTTCCGCCGTTCCCGTACGTCCTCGCAAGTTCTGGTTAATTGCTGACGCTGAGTTAATTGTTTACGGTGCAACCGAACCAGATGCAACCGTCACAATTGGTGGTCGTCCCATCAAACTCAATCCCGATGGTACATTCCGCTTCCAGATGTCCTTCCAAGACGGCTTAATTGACTACCCCATTTTGGCTGTCGCAGCTGATGGTGAACAAACCCGTTCCATCCACATGAAATTCGAGCGTGAAACCCCATCTCGGAACACCAACACCAAAGATGAAGCTGTTTTAGAATGGCTGTCTTAA
- a CDS encoding phosphodiester glycosidase family protein: MSIPKIITLSIVAIVGSLLSSCSKFDTSSAARPVKACLGENPQFSIEFFKTNNRGEKFAKGINHVIVFNPKSEALDFKVNVGLAHAIYAKDGRGRIRREYIPKQFREIITDNNSLLNGKKPIAAINADYIDPENKPQGLNISRGIEYAGDFKNRRSSFGISGGKPQQRQATIQAGRRANNILNYNLVGGNGRFYRQGKFKDICQDLGELACKQATNRSMAAITTKGYVILLVNDIKANSNIEVSSTNQELTPDKFDDVLEGIARKNCLGRIQEGILFDGGMSPGLYYNDKVYVENPGFIGSVFLIYKK, translated from the coding sequence ATGTCTATTCCAAAGATAATTACTTTATCTATAGTTGCTATTGTTGGTAGTCTATTATCAAGTTGTAGTAAGTTTGATACTAGTTCAGCCGCAAGGCCAGTAAAAGCTTGTCTTGGGGAAAATCCTCAATTTAGTATTGAATTTTTCAAGACTAATAATCGAGGTGAGAAATTTGCTAAAGGTATTAATCATGTAATTGTTTTTAATCCTAAGTCTGAGGCACTAGATTTTAAAGTCAATGTGGGTTTAGCTCATGCAATCTATGCTAAAGACGGCAGAGGCAGAATTAGGAGAGAATACATCCCAAAACAGTTTCGAGAAATTATTACTGATAATAACTCTCTGCTTAATGGTAAAAAACCCATAGCAGCAATTAATGCCGATTATATAGATCCAGAAAATAAACCTCAAGGGTTAAATATTTCCCGTGGTATTGAGTATGCTGGAGATTTTAAAAATAGACGTTCTTCCTTTGGGATTTCTGGTGGTAAACCTCAGCAAAGACAGGCGACAATTCAAGCCGGTAGACGAGCAAATAATATTCTGAATTACAACTTAGTAGGCGGTAACGGGAGATTTTATCGTCAAGGTAAATTTAAAGATATTTGCCAAGATTTAGGGGAATTAGCCTGTAAACAAGCAACGAATCGGTCTATGGCGGCTATTACGACTAAGGGTTATGTAATTCTTTTGGTTAATGATATCAAGGCTAATTCTAATATTGAAGTATCATCAACGAATCAAGAGCTAACGCCAGATAAATTTGATGATGTTTTAGAGGGGATTGCCCGTAAAAATTGTTTGGGGAGAATTCAAGAAGGAATTTTATTTGATGGTGGTATGTCACCAGGGCTTTACTATAATGATAAAGTTTATGTAGAAAATCCTGGTTTTATTGGTTCAGTATTTTTAATTTATAAAAAATGA